A genomic region of Rhodospirillales bacterium contains the following coding sequences:
- a CDS encoding HPr family phosphocarrier protein translates to MNKERSPARQGDALRRTVVVRNQRGLHARAAAKFVKLASQFDADIRVSRAGQTVSGGSIMGLMMLAAGPGTDVEIEARGPAAAAALQAVVALVEAGFDEKD, encoded by the coding sequence ATGAACAAGGAGCGATCTCCGGCGCGCCAGGGCGATGCGCTTCGCCGCACGGTCGTCGTCCGCAACCAGCGCGGCCTGCACGCGCGCGCGGCGGCGAAATTCGTCAAGTTGGCGTCCCAGTTCGACGCCGACATCCGGGTATCGCGCGCGGGACAGACGGTATCGGGCGGCTCGATCATGGGCCTGATGATGCTGGCGGCGGGCCCGGGCACGGACGTCGAGATCGAGGCGCGCGGACCGGCGGCGGCGGCCGCGTTGCAGGCGGTCGTCGCGCTGGTCGAAGCCGGGTTCGACGAAAAGGATTGA
- a CDS encoding PTS sugar transporter subunit IIA — protein MIGMVLVTHGRLAVELLAALEHIVGAQTQAAAVSIGPDDDMDAKRAEILQAVARADSGDGVVVLTDMFGGTPSNLAISIMDKAKVEVIAGVNLPMLIKLAGARKTETLLQAAISAQDAGRKYINVASQLLTRDPP, from the coding sequence ATGATCGGAATGGTGCTGGTGACCCATGGCCGCTTGGCCGTCGAATTGCTCGCCGCGCTCGAGCATATCGTCGGCGCCCAGACCCAGGCGGCGGCGGTGAGCATCGGTCCCGACGACGACATGGACGCCAAGCGGGCCGAAATCCTGCAGGCGGTCGCCCGCGCCGATTCCGGCGACGGCGTCGTCGTGCTGACCGACATGTTCGGCGGCACCCCGTCCAACCTCGCGATTTCGATCATGGACAAGGCGAAGGTCGAGGTCATCGCCGGCGTCAATCTGCCGATGCTGATCAAGCTGGCCGGCGCGCGCAAGACGGAGACTCTTCTCCAGGCGGCGATCAGCGCGCAGGACGCCGGTCGCAAGTACATCAACGTCGCGTCGCAGCTGTTGACGCGGGATCCCCCCTGA
- the rapZ gene encoding RNase adapter RapZ — protein MTRRPITRRPSPRPVVLVTGISGAGKSSALKALEDLGFETVDNVPLGFLAGLAAQASKSAPLRPLAVGIDVRTRDFDSRALLAQARALARTTAGKATLVFMDAADEVLQRRYAETRHRHPLAGSGPLLDGIRRERKLLRAARARADLVVDTSEFGPGELKHVLAGRFGAGRGAGMAVFVTSFAYRKGLPREADLVFDVRFLRNPHYVPALKPLTGRDRKVADYIRRDRHFPDFFRRLILLLEPLLPLYASEGKSYLTIAVGCTGGRHRSVCVAEKLAGEFAKRKIRVELRHRDLEPGTPAARNRRPRQRKGSGR, from the coding sequence ATGACCCGGCGTCCCATAACCCGACGCCCGTCGCCGCGCCCGGTCGTGCTCGTCACCGGCATATCCGGCGCGGGCAAAAGCTCGGCCCTCAAGGCGCTGGAGGATCTGGGTTTCGAGACGGTCGACAACGTGCCGCTCGGGTTTCTCGCGGGGCTGGCGGCGCAGGCCTCCAAATCCGCGCCGCTCCGCCCGCTCGCGGTCGGGATCGACGTGCGCACCCGCGATTTCGATTCGCGCGCGCTGCTGGCCCAGGCGCGCGCGCTCGCCCGCACCACGGCGGGCAAGGCGACGCTCGTTTTCATGGATGCGGCGGACGAAGTGTTGCAGCGGCGTTACGCCGAAACGCGCCATCGCCATCCGCTTGCCGGTTCGGGCCCGCTGCTCGACGGCATCCGGCGCGAACGGAAACTTCTGCGCGCCGCGCGCGCGCGCGCCGACCTGGTCGTGGACACGAGCGAATTCGGTCCGGGCGAGCTCAAACATGTGTTGGCGGGCCGCTTCGGCGCCGGCCGAGGCGCCGGCATGGCCGTGTTCGTGACCTCGTTCGCGTACCGCAAGGGATTGCCGCGCGAGGCCGATTTGGTCTTCGACGTCCGGTTCCTGCGCAACCCGCACTACGTGCCCGCGTTGAAACCGCTGACGGGACGCGACCGGAAGGTCGCCGACTACATCCGCCGCGACCGGCATTTTCCGGACTTTTTCCGCCGCCTGATTCTTCTTCTGGAACCGCTTCTGCCCCTCTATGCTTCCGAAGGGAAGAGTTACCTCACCATCGCGGTCGGTTGCACCGGCGGGCGCCATCGTTCCGTGTGCGTGGCCGAGAAATTGGCAGGCGAGTTCGCAAAAAGAAAGATTCGAGTCGAGTTGCGCCATAGAGACCTGGAACCCGGCACCCCGGCGGCGCGCAATCGCCGCCCCCGGCAACGCAAGGGTTCCGGGCGGTAA
- a CDS encoding HAMP domain-containing protein yields the protein MNSALSSPSPRRSRLSPITRRILAVNVFALVILVGGLLFLGQYQRSLVQTELFALQLQADTYAAAVAEVAITVDQFASEEMVPELAARIIRRVIETTDARARLYHADGELVADSRALGLAGNRVVIEELPQPGEAPPRLLGRALEIYHRALSRLFGLEPMEAYQESPNPRAEDYAEVVAALGGDGERAVRIAPDGGLILSVAVPVQRYKKVLGALLLSKDSAEIDAAMYEVRLDILKMFGVALAVTVLLSLYLAGTIARPLLLLAAAARRVRGRVHERHGIPDFGRRNDEIGELAASLREMNEALWQRMDAIESFAADVAHEIKNPLTSIRSAVETLRRVDDSGQREKLMAIIADDIQRLDRLISDISAASRVDAELSRAKLEPVRLDQLLRTLVEVHRETRSGGGVALALDIPGDAPLAVRGVEGRLVQVFRNLIANAVSFSPPGGTITLAARAENGMVVATVEDEGPGIPEGSEDAIFGRFYSSRPEGEKFGIHSGLGLSISRQIVVAHGGSIRAENRRDGAGRILGARFVVALPAA from the coding sequence ATGAATTCCGCTCTGTCGTCGCCATCGCCCAGGCGTTCCCGGCTTTCCCCGATCACCCGGCGCATTCTCGCCGTCAATGTCTTCGCGCTGGTGATCCTGGTGGGCGGGCTTCTGTTCCTCGGCCAATACCAGCGCAGCCTGGTGCAGACCGAGCTGTTCGCGCTTCAGCTTCAGGCCGACACCTACGCCGCCGCCGTGGCCGAAGTGGCGATCACCGTCGATCAATTCGCGAGCGAGGAAATGGTGCCGGAACTGGCGGCGCGCATCATCCGGCGCGTGATCGAAACGACGGACGCGCGCGCCCGGCTTTATCACGCCGACGGAGAACTGGTCGCCGACAGCCGGGCGCTCGGCTTGGCCGGAAACCGCGTCGTGATCGAGGAACTGCCGCAGCCCGGCGAGGCGCCGCCGCGGCTTCTGGGTCGCGCCTTGGAAATCTACCACCGCGCCCTCAGCCGCCTGTTCGGCCTGGAGCCGATGGAGGCCTACCAGGAATCGCCCAATCCGCGCGCCGAGGATTACGCCGAGGTCGTCGCCGCCCTCGGCGGCGACGGGGAACGCGCGGTGCGGATCGCCCCGGACGGCGGGTTGATTCTCAGCGTCGCGGTGCCGGTGCAGCGCTACAAAAAAGTGCTCGGGGCGCTGTTGCTCAGCAAGGATTCGGCCGAAATCGACGCCGCCATGTACGAGGTCCGCCTCGATATCCTGAAGATGTTCGGCGTCGCGCTGGCGGTAACGGTGCTGCTGTCGCTCTATCTGGCGGGGACCATCGCCCGGCCGCTGCTGCTGCTGGCGGCGGCCGCGCGCCGGGTGCGGGGCCGGGTGCACGAACGCCACGGCATTCCCGATTTCGGGCGGCGCAACGACGAGATCGGCGAGTTGGCCGCCAGCCTGCGCGAGATGAACGAAGCCCTGTGGCAGCGGATGGACGCGATCGAAAGTTTCGCCGCCGACGTCGCCCACGAGATCAAGAACCCGCTCACCTCCATCCGCAGCGCCGTCGAAACGCTGCGGCGGGTGGACGACTCGGGGCAGCGGGAAAAGCTGATGGCGATCATCGCCGACGATATTCAGCGCCTGGATCGCCTGATCAGCGACATCTCCGCCGCGTCGCGCGTGGACGCGGAATTGTCGCGGGCCAAGCTGGAACCCGTGCGCCTCGATCAATTGCTGCGAACGTTGGTCGAGGTCCACCGCGAAACCCGGAGCGGCGGCGGCGTGGCGCTCGCGCTCGATATTCCCGGCGACGCGCCGCTCGCGGTGCGCGGGGTGGAAGGCCGGCTGGTCCAGGTGTTTCGCAACCTGATCGCCAACGCGGTGTCGTTCAGCCCGCCCGGCGGGACCATCACGCTCGCCGCGCGGGCGGAAAACGGGATGGTGGTCGCCACCGTCGAGGACGAAGGGCCGGGCATCCCCGAGGGATCCGAGGACGCCATTTTCGGGCGCTTCTACAGCTCCCGCCCCGAAGGCGAGAAATTCGGCATCCATTCGGGTCTCGGCCTCAGCATTTCCCGCCAGATTGTCGTCGCCCACGGCGGCAGCATCCGCGCCGAAAACCGCCGCGACGGCGCCGGCCGGATCCTGGGCGCGCGCTTCGTCGTCGCGCTGCCGGCGGCGTAA
- a CDS encoding response regulator transcription factor, with amino-acid sequence MSQTVALVDDDRNILASVSMALEAEGFRVRTYTDGAEALAALERQPPDLAILDIKMPRLDGMELLKRLRQKSTLPVIFLTSKDEEIDEMMGLRMGADDYITKPFSQRLLIERIRAVLRRREAQGGTPSSGILKRGDLELDSQRHSCHWKGQEVDLTVTEFLLLQALARRPGHVKNRDQLIDEAYGQSVFVDDRTIDSHIKRIRRKFRERDPSFAEVETLYGIGYRYKTAE; translated from the coding sequence ATGAGCCAAACCGTTGCCTTGGTCGACGACGACCGCAACATCCTTGCGTCCGTGAGCATGGCGCTGGAGGCGGAAGGATTTCGCGTGCGCACCTATACGGACGGCGCCGAGGCGCTGGCCGCGCTCGAGCGCCAGCCGCCGGACCTCGCGATCCTCGACATCAAGATGCCGCGCCTCGACGGCATGGAGCTGCTCAAGCGACTGCGCCAGAAAAGCACGCTGCCGGTCATTTTCCTCACCTCGAAGGACGAGGAGATCGACGAAATGATGGGATTGCGCATGGGCGCGGACGACTACATCACCAAGCCGTTCTCGCAGCGCCTGCTGATCGAACGCATCCGCGCCGTGCTGCGTCGGCGCGAGGCGCAAGGCGGAACTCCATCGAGCGGCATTCTCAAGCGCGGCGATCTCGAACTCGATTCGCAGCGCCATTCCTGCCACTGGAAGGGGCAGGAGGTGGATTTGACGGTGACCGAATTCCTGCTTCTCCAGGCGCTCGCCCGCCGCCCCGGCCACGTCAAGAACCGCGATCAGTTGATCGACGAGGCCTACGGGCAAAGCGTTTTCGTCGACGACCGCACCATCGACAGCCACATCAAGCGCATCCGGCGGAAATTCCGCGAGCGCGATCCGTCGTTCGCGGAGGTCGAAACGCTCTACGGCATCGGCTATCGCTACAAGACCGCCGAATAG